The following proteins are co-located in the Salinirubrum litoreum genome:
- a CDS encoding HEAT repeat domain-containing protein: protein MSDGDDETPADDGEASETTEITVDSLDERLESAESALADAETESDLDTVEGVLDDIESDIESAELPEPDDEDEEAPAESLTDRLSGLRDDLEAQRGPYAEDVIDDIESSVSKIEDTRWTEQGADEIADAVAEFAEAAGEILDGDFAPQGHDEESLVAALDSVATTVEAAGLDPDEDDETIAALLEATDALSTGLEDAQEWDDLETNEQLMAEGFYDVLGHFKDFPVEWSALKEWEQRSRPDMVLLALNSLQSDFMERHCLETFQRMGQAAKTEAVVDQMLQRAGKRDKPAIRILGKMAAEEAVETLVEYVDADKDPQLQKVTFKALGEIGDEAATQPIADKLDSDNPIIRSQAARALGLLGDTRAVDPLSDVLADDEEDTVRTSAAWALRQIGTETALEAAAEYTGDRAYNVQMEAESASEALDAGTPTA from the coding sequence ATGAGTGACGGGGACGACGAGACGCCTGCCGACGACGGGGAGGCGTCCGAGACGACGGAGATCACCGTCGACAGCCTCGACGAGCGCCTCGAATCAGCCGAGAGCGCGCTCGCCGACGCCGAGACAGAGAGCGACCTCGACACCGTCGAGGGTGTCCTCGACGACATCGAGAGCGACATCGAGTCGGCCGAGCTACCCGAACCGGACGACGAGGACGAGGAGGCCCCGGCGGAGTCGTTGACCGACCGCCTGTCGGGACTGCGCGACGACCTCGAAGCCCAGCGCGGGCCGTACGCCGAGGACGTGATCGACGACATCGAGTCGTCGGTCTCGAAGATCGAGGACACCCGCTGGACCGAGCAGGGCGCAGACGAGATCGCCGACGCCGTGGCCGAGTTCGCCGAGGCCGCCGGCGAGATTCTCGACGGCGACTTCGCCCCACAGGGCCACGACGAAGAGTCCCTGGTCGCCGCGCTCGATTCGGTCGCCACGACGGTCGAGGCGGCCGGTCTCGACCCCGACGAGGACGACGAGACCATCGCCGCCCTGCTGGAGGCGACCGACGCGCTCTCCACCGGGCTGGAAGACGCCCAAGAGTGGGACGACCTGGAGACCAACGAGCAGTTGATGGCCGAGGGGTTCTACGACGTGCTGGGCCACTTCAAGGACTTCCCGGTCGAGTGGTCTGCGCTGAAGGAGTGGGAACAGCGTTCCCGCCCCGACATGGTGCTGCTCGCGCTGAACAGCCTCCAGTCGGACTTCATGGAGCGGCACTGTCTGGAGACGTTCCAGCGGATGGGCCAGGCCGCCAAGACCGAGGCGGTCGTCGACCAGATGCTCCAGCGTGCCGGCAAGCGAGACAAGCCGGCGATCCGCATCCTCGGGAAGATGGCCGCCGAGGAGGCCGTCGAGACCCTCGTGGAGTACGTGGACGCCGACAAGGACCCACAGCTCCAGAAGGTCACGTTCAAGGCGCTCGGCGAGATCGGCGACGAGGCCGCGACCCAGCCCATCGCCGACAAACTCGACAGCGACAACCCGATCATCCGGAGTCAGGCCGCCCGCGCGCTCGGTCTGCTGGGCGACACGCGGGCCGTCGATCCCCTCTCGGACGTCCTCGCGGACGACGAGGAGGACACCGTCCGCACCAGCGCGGCGTGGGCGCTCCGCCAGATCGGCACCGAGACCGCACTGGAAGCGGCCGCCGAGTACACCGGCGACCGCGCGTACAACGTCCAGATGGAAGCCGAGTCGGCCAGCGAGGCGCTGGACGCCGGTACCCCAACTGCGTAG
- a CDS encoding amidohydrolase family protein, with product MQIEGTLLRGRSFEAVEGRVTVDDGEIVAVEERPTDSDRIVLPAFVNAHTHIGDSIAKEAGGDLSLDDLVAPPDGLKHRLLGAADTDSKVRAMARSLAYMESTGTAAFVEFREGGVEGVEALRSALSGREIEPVILGRETVGAMEASDGFGASGARDDEFGRERNATREAGKLFGIHAGERDSSDINPAMDLDPDFLVHMVHPEPLHLQRLADTETPVVVCPRSNLVTDVGLPPVADLAERTTVALGTDNVMLNSPSLFREMEFTAKLCDVSARDVLRMATINGAELAGVNCGLLAEGYDAKLLVLDGDSDNLAGAQDLVRAVVRRAGQADVQRVIR from the coding sequence ATGCAGATCGAGGGGACGCTACTCCGGGGGCGCTCGTTCGAGGCGGTCGAGGGGCGCGTGACCGTCGACGACGGCGAGATCGTCGCGGTCGAGGAACGACCGACCGACAGCGACCGGATCGTGCTCCCGGCGTTCGTCAACGCACACACCCACATCGGCGACTCGATCGCGAAAGAGGCGGGCGGCGACCTCTCGCTGGACGACCTCGTCGCGCCGCCGGACGGGTTGAAACACCGCCTGCTCGGGGCGGCCGACACCGACTCGAAGGTGCGGGCGATGGCGCGGTCGCTCGCCTACATGGAGTCGACCGGCACCGCCGCGTTCGTCGAGTTCCGCGAGGGCGGCGTCGAGGGCGTCGAAGCCCTCCGATCCGCCCTGTCCGGCCGTGAGATCGAGCCAGTGATCCTCGGCAGAGAGACCGTCGGGGCGATGGAAGCCAGCGACGGGTTCGGTGCCAGCGGCGCGCGCGACGACGAGTTCGGCCGGGAGCGCAACGCGACGCGCGAGGCCGGGAAACTGTTCGGCATCCACGCCGGGGAGCGCGACTCGTCGGACATCAACCCCGCGATGGACCTCGATCCCGACTTTCTCGTCCACATGGTCCACCCCGAACCACTCCACCTCCAGCGACTGGCCGACACCGAGACGCCGGTCGTCGTCTGCCCGCGCTCGAACCTCGTGACGGACGTCGGCCTGCCGCCGGTCGCCGACCTCGCGGAGCGGACGACCGTCGCGCTCGGCACGGACAACGTGATGCTCAACAGCCCCTCGCTGTTCCGCGAGATGGAGTTCACCGCCAAGTTGTGTGACGTGAGCGCCCGCGACGTCCTCCGGATGGCGACGATCAACGGCGCAGAACTGGCCGGGGTGAACTGCGGGCTGCTCGCAGAGGGGTACGACGCGAAGTTGCTCGTTCTCGACGGCGACTCCGACAACCTCGCGGGCGCACAGGACCTCGTTCGGGCGGTCGTCCGCCGGGCCGGGCAGGCCGACGTACAGCGCGTGATCCGCTGA
- a CDS encoding HD domain-containing protein, with the protein MTTIKDSVHDHIEVAGVAEALLDTSAVQRLRHVKQLGTVQLVYPSANHTRFEHSLGVYHLADRALGHLGVEGTEAERVRAAALLHDVGHGPYSHNIESLTHRHTGKYHDDVGGLLTQGEVGDVLRDHGLDPRRVAGLVAGEGQYGQLVSGELDVDRMDYLVRDAHHTGVPYGTIDHGRLVRELVFVDGELVLDEGNVQTAESLLLARALMNPTVYQHHVARISKAMLRRASERLLDAPDISAEQLRRMDDHELLVALRRTETTGDFADRLRTRSLYKRAVWAEIRDVPSEVFEMSHDEIRAVEQDVADDLGLAVDDVIVDVPPKPSMTESSSRVMVNGEIRRLEDQSPLVGALRTAQQNQWRLGVYCPPEETDRVGDVAADALGLDVDGALVSTVSHSVHATLDEFN; encoded by the coding sequence ATGACGACGATCAAGGACAGCGTCCACGACCACATCGAGGTCGCGGGCGTGGCCGAGGCACTCCTCGACACCTCGGCCGTCCAGCGCCTCCGCCACGTCAAGCAGTTGGGGACCGTCCAACTCGTCTACCCCTCTGCGAACCACACTCGGTTCGAGCACTCACTCGGCGTCTACCACCTCGCGGACCGGGCGCTCGGCCACCTCGGCGTCGAGGGGACCGAGGCCGAACGCGTCCGGGCCGCCGCACTCCTCCACGACGTGGGCCACGGTCCCTACAGCCACAACATCGAGTCGCTCACCCACCGCCACACCGGCAAGTACCACGACGACGTGGGCGGACTGCTCACTCAGGGCGAGGTCGGGGACGTGCTCCGCGACCACGGGCTCGATCCGAGGCGAGTCGCCGGACTCGTGGCCGGCGAGGGCCAGTACGGCCAACTCGTCTCGGGCGAGTTGGACGTGGACCGGATGGACTACCTCGTCCGGGACGCCCACCACACCGGCGTCCCCTACGGCACTATCGACCACGGCCGCCTCGTCCGCGAGTTGGTCTTCGTGGACGGCGAACTCGTCCTGGACGAGGGGAACGTCCAGACCGCCGAGAGCCTCCTCTTGGCTCGCGCGCTGATGAACCCGACCGTCTACCAGCACCACGTCGCCCGCATCTCGAAGGCGATGCTCCGCCGGGCGAGCGAGCGACTGCTCGACGCCCCGGACATCAGCGCAGAGCAACTCCGTCGGATGGACGACCACGAACTGCTCGTCGCGCTCCGTCGGACCGAGACGACCGGCGACTTCGCCGATCGCCTGCGCACCCGGAGCCTCTACAAGCGCGCGGTCTGGGCCGAGATACGCGACGTGCCGAGCGAGGTCTTCGAGATGAGCCACGACGAGATCAGGGCAGTCGAACAGGACGTCGCCGACGACCTCGGTCTCGCCGTGGACGACGTGATCGTGGACGTCCCGCCGAAGCCGTCGATGACGGAGTCCTCCTCGCGGGTGATGGTGAACGGCGAGATCCGCCGACTCGAAGACCAGTCGCCACTCGTCGGTGCGCTCAGGACCGCCCAGCAGAACCAGTGGCGACTCGGCGTCTACTGCCCGCCGGAGGAGACCGACCGGGTGGGCGACGTCGCCGCAGACGCCCTCGGCCTGGACGTGGACGGCGCACTCGTCAGCACCGTCAGCCACAGCGTCCACGCGACCTTGGACGAGTTCAACTGA
- a CDS encoding HD domain-containing protein, which translates to MNAIKDSVHDYVTLGPVAQDLLDTHAVQRLRHVKQLSTVRLVYPSANHTRFEHSLGVYHLACRALDHMDIAGDRAEHVRAAALLHDIGHGPYGHQTEEVIMRHTGTHHDEIGDLLHATETGTVLEAHGLDPDRVARIVRGEGELGQLVSGELDVDRMDYLVRDAHHTGVPYGTIDHGRLVRELRYRDGTLVLEEGNVQTAESLLLARALMNATVYRHHVSRIAGAMLKRAAERLLASESAETDIQQFRRMADHDLLVALREYVPDLGARIERRDLYKRAVWAGLDSVPPAVVDLGHEDARQAEREIADAAGLQSHEVIVDAPTRPGIKESNTRVVVGGEVVRLDSASELVSALRAGERAQWRLGVYCPAEATGAVHEAACDLLELPGERVRPTG; encoded by the coding sequence ATGAACGCGATCAAGGACAGTGTCCACGACTACGTGACTCTCGGGCCGGTCGCGCAGGACCTGCTGGACACCCACGCCGTCCAGCGACTCCGGCACGTCAAACAGCTCTCGACCGTCCGCCTCGTCTACCCCTCCGCGAACCACACTCGGTTCGAGCACTCGCTGGGCGTCTACCACCTCGCCTGCCGAGCACTCGATCACATGGACATCGCGGGCGACCGGGCCGAACACGTCCGGGCCGCCGCCCTCCTCCACGACATCGGGCACGGTCCCTACGGCCACCAGACCGAGGAGGTCATCATGCGCCACACCGGGACCCACCACGACGAGATCGGCGACCTCCTCCACGCGACAGAGACCGGGACAGTGCTCGAAGCCCACGGCCTCGACCCCGACCGCGTCGCCCGCATCGTGCGCGGCGAGGGGGAACTGGGGCAACTCGTCTCGGGGGAACTGGACGTGGACCGGATGGACTACCTCGTCCGAGACGCCCACCACACCGGCGTCCCCTACGGCACTATCGACCACGGCCGCCTCGTCCGCGAACTGCGCTACCGCGACGGGACACTCGTCTTGGAGGAGGGGAACGTTCAGACCGCCGAGAGCCTCCTCCTCGCGCGGGCACTGATGAACGCGACCGTCTACCGCCACCACGTCTCCCGCATCGCGGGCGCGATGCTCAAACGCGCGGCCGAGCGACTCCTGGCTAGCGAGTCGGCCGAAACCGACATCCAACAGTTCCGTCGGATGGCCGACCACGACCTGCTGGTCGCCCTGCGCGAGTACGTCCCGGATCTCGGTGCCCGTATCGAACGCAGGGACCTCTACAAGCGGGCGGTGTGGGCCGGTCTCGATTCGGTCCCACCGGCGGTCGTCGACCTCGGCCACGAGGACGCCCGGCAGGCCGAACGCGAGATCGCCGACGCCGCCGGCCTCCAGTCACACGAGGTCATCGTGGACGCCCCGACCCGACCGGGGATCAAGGAGTCGAACACCCGCGTCGTGGTCGGCGGCGAGGTCGTGCGCCTCGACTCGGCCTCGGAACTCGTTTCCGCCCTGCGCGCCGGCGAGCGTGCCCAGTGGCGACTCGGCGTCTACTGTCCCGCCGAGGCGACCGGAGCGGTCCACGAGGCGGCCTGTGACCTGCTGGAACTGCCCGGCGAGCGCGTGAGGCCGACCGGGTGA
- a CDS encoding ArnT family glycosyltransferase yields the protein MVHPLDALGDRIASPRSDRLTRTLPLVVALLGGLVVFVFASDLFAYHSVNDDEGVYLLQAAMLLDGHLFLRPGEFGLAVRPWFFVVDETAAVADAGAVGGPGSADLRLYSKYSPGAPAMFALGKLVGDAHLALAGVACGTTYFTYRLTADFTDRVTGLVAGLLLVGTPLFLLTSSVFLSYAPATVLNLAFAVCYVRAVRHRHRGWALAAGVAVGLAFFTRQYTAVLFALPFVSHRCWALWRAWRVRRGGRSSADAGGGAGNDRFRETLVLSLAIAVPGLAFVALTLGYNAVVTGDALTFPYKAFGPEDGIGFGERELLGYDRNYTPALAASATLAALAELGGEWTVAAPLGTGLALVGAGWFLLRDVVRARRGPGRLGESVGGDETVGDHLPAETLGLLLLGLVPTVVLGNAYFWGTLNGLTNGLIDLLGPYYHFDLLLPLSAFGAVALVRGWRGLRSALYTRYDRRTATAGLLAVLLVSAPVLAVAESRAVGDPVAENRLRTENLATTYEPIRETDFDRAVVLTADPYGDWQQHPFQYLRNDPGFDGPVVYATEDDPERDLRVLTATNRTPYRFTYQGDWTGATTPVESTLQRLRVVSGESVSAETTLGVPDGMRAVSIRLASDDGSARYETLRVGDGSNGTGSVGDTNAITVRWQVTPESVRVTNVPPATDPGSVGVPTPAGASEVDLIVTFVDGAGGSVTYRQTVTVGTQAATDGETERSVQVVWPPETVVCELTTDCGSEERWVGPEGDYPDGVGVATNATATA from the coding sequence GTGGTTCACCCGCTCGATGCTCTCGGTGATCGGATCGCTTCGCCGCGTTCGGACCGCCTGACGCGGACGCTCCCGCTGGTGGTCGCGCTCCTCGGGGGCCTCGTCGTCTTCGTCTTCGCCAGCGACCTGTTCGCCTACCACTCGGTGAACGACGACGAGGGCGTCTACCTCCTGCAGGCCGCGATGCTCCTCGACGGGCACCTGTTTCTCCGACCCGGCGAGTTCGGACTCGCGGTCCGCCCGTGGTTCTTCGTCGTCGACGAGACGGCGGCGGTCGCGGACGCCGGTGCCGTCGGCGGTCCGGGCAGTGCCGACCTCCGACTGTACTCGAAGTACTCGCCGGGCGCACCCGCGATGTTCGCACTCGGGAAACTGGTCGGCGACGCACACCTCGCACTGGCGGGCGTCGCGTGCGGGACGACCTACTTCACGTACCGTCTGACCGCCGACTTCACCGACCGAGTGACGGGACTCGTCGCGGGCCTCCTGTTGGTCGGGACGCCGCTGTTCCTCCTCACCTCGTCGGTGTTCCTGTCGTACGCGCCGGCGACGGTCCTGAACCTCGCCTTCGCGGTCTGTTACGTCCGGGCAGTGCGGCACAGACATCGCGGCTGGGCGCTGGCGGCCGGGGTCGCCGTCGGCCTGGCGTTCTTCACGCGACAGTACACCGCCGTCCTGTTCGCGCTTCCGTTCGTGAGCCACCGGTGTTGGGCGCTGTGGCGTGCGTGGCGCGTGCGGCGTGGTGGGCGCTCCAGTGCCGACGCCGGCGGCGGAGCGGGGAACGACCGGTTCCGCGAGACGCTCGTCCTCTCGCTCGCTATCGCGGTGCCCGGACTGGCGTTCGTCGCACTTACCCTGGGCTACAACGCGGTCGTGACGGGCGACGCGCTGACGTTCCCCTACAAAGCCTTCGGGCCGGAGGACGGGATCGGCTTCGGCGAGCGTGAACTGCTCGGCTACGATCGGAACTACACCCCCGCACTGGCGGCCTCGGCGACACTCGCCGCACTCGCGGAACTCGGGGGCGAGTGGACCGTGGCCGCGCCACTGGGCACCGGTCTCGCGCTGGTCGGTGCCGGGTGGTTCCTCCTGCGGGACGTGGTCCGAGCACGTCGTGGCCCCGGCCGTCTCGGGGAGTCTGTCGGCGGCGACGAAACGGTCGGCGACCACCTGCCCGCAGAGACGCTCGGCCTGCTGCTCCTCGGACTGGTGCCGACGGTCGTCCTCGGGAACGCCTACTTCTGGGGGACGCTGAACGGCCTGACGAACGGACTGATCGACCTGCTGGGGCCGTACTACCACTTCGACCTGCTGCTGCCGCTGTCGGCGTTCGGAGCCGTCGCACTCGTCCGGGGGTGGCGCGGACTGCGGAGCGCGCTCTACACGCGATACGACCGCCGGACTGCCACCGCCGGTCTGCTCGCGGTCCTGCTCGTCTCTGCGCCGGTGCTGGCGGTCGCCGAGTCGCGGGCGGTCGGCGACCCGGTCGCGGAGAACCGCCTGCGAACCGAGAACCTGGCGACGACCTACGAACCGATCCGCGAGACGGACTTCGACCGCGCGGTCGTGCTGACGGCCGACCCCTACGGCGACTGGCAACAGCACCCCTTCCAGTATCTCCGGAACGACCCCGGTTTCGACGGGCCGGTCGTCTACGCCACCGAGGACGACCCCGAGCGTGATCTGCGCGTGTTGACCGCGACGAACCGGACGCCCTACCGGTTCACGTATCAAGGCGACTGGACCGGCGCGACGACGCCAGTCGAGTCGACACTCCAGCGACTGCGGGTCGTCTCGGGGGAGTCCGTCTCGGCCGAGACGACGCTGGGTGTGCCCGACGGGATGCGGGCAGTCTCGATCCGACTGGCGAGCGACGACGGGAGTGCTCGCTACGAGACCCTGCGCGTGGGTGACGGCTCGAACGGGACCGGGAGTGTCGGCGACACGAACGCGATCACGGTCCGGTGGCAGGTGACGCCCGAGTCGGTGCGGGTGACGAACGTCCCGCCGGCGACCGATCCGGGGTCGGTGGGTGTCCCGACGCCGGCGGGTGCGAGCGAGGTCGACCTGATCGTGACCTTCGTGGACGGCGCTGGCGGGAGCGTCACCTACCGCCAGACGGTGACGGTCGGCACGCAGGCGGCTACAGACGGTGAGACCGAGCGGTCGGTCCAGGTCGTCTGGCCGCCGGAGACGGTCGTCTGTGAGTTGACGACCGACTGTGGCTCCGAGGAGCGGTGGGTTGGTCCCGAGGGTGACTATCCAGACGGTGTCGGAGTGGCGACGAACGCGACTGCGACAGCGTAG
- a CDS encoding ABC transporter ATP-binding protein — protein sequence MSSEIHHQTDVLADRPTGDAVLELDGVAKHFGSEAVIEDLSLSVREGEILTLLGPSGCGKTTTLRLVAGLDRPDGGEVRLNGQVVSGPTQFTAPEQRGIGVVFQEFALFPHLTARENIAFGLHEWDESARESRVDEMLDLVGLDTQGDSYPDELSGGQQQRVALARSLAPEPAMLLLDEPFSNLDVDLRVEMREEVRRILKEAGVTAVSVTHDQEEAMSISDRVAVVNDGQIEQIGTPEQVFQHPESRFVAGFLGHASFLSGYVRGAEVETGVGIVPRDQIHGLATEYDMTRIDVLVRPDDVSAVPTADAESGTTANGHIVTRRYLGPTILYEVELDNGDRVQCMHNHDEQVDLDEPVRVSLEADHDLAWFPREQRTGENGGDRSD from the coding sequence ATGTCAAGTGAAATCCACCATCAGACGGACGTGCTGGCGGACAGACCAACCGGTGACGCGGTCCTCGAACTGGACGGTGTCGCCAAACACTTCGGGAGCGAGGCGGTCATCGAGGACCTCTCGCTGTCGGTCCGGGAGGGTGAGATTCTCACCTTGCTCGGTCCCTCGGGGTGTGGGAAGACCACGACCCTGCGACTGGTCGCCGGTCTCGACCGACCGGACGGCGGCGAGGTCCGCCTGAACGGACAGGTGGTCTCGGGACCGACGCAGTTCACCGCGCCGGAACAGCGCGGCATCGGCGTCGTCTTCCAGGAGTTCGCGCTGTTTCCGCATCTCACGGCCCGCGAGAACATCGCGTTCGGCCTCCACGAGTGGGACGAGTCCGCCCGCGAGAGCCGGGTGGACGAGATGCTGGACCTCGTGGGCCTCGACACGCAGGGCGACAGCTACCCTGACGAGTTGTCCGGTGGGCAACAACAGCGTGTCGCGCTGGCCCGGTCGCTGGCCCCGGAACCGGCGATGCTCCTCCTCGACGAACCGTTCTCGAACCTCGACGTGGACCTCCGCGTCGAGATGCGCGAGGAGGTCCGCCGCATCCTGAAGGAGGCAGGCGTGACCGCCGTCTCCGTGACTCACGACCAGGAGGAGGCGATGTCCATCTCGGACCGGGTCGCGGTCGTCAACGACGGACAGATCGAGCAGATCGGCACGCCCGAACAGGTGTTCCAGCACCCCGAGTCGCGGTTCGTCGCCGGCTTCCTCGGGCACGCCTCCTTCCTCTCGGGCTACGTCAGAGGCGCGGAGGTCGAGACCGGGGTGGGCATCGTCCCCCGCGACCAGATTCACGGACTCGCCACGGAGTACGACATGACTCGCATCGACGTGCTGGTGCGCCCGGACGACGTGAGCGCGGTCCCGACCGCCGACGCCGAGAGCGGGACGACTGCGAACGGCCACATCGTCACGCGCCGCTATCTCGGGCCGACGATCCTCTACGAGGTCGAACTCGACAACGGCGACCGCGTCCAGTGTATGCACAACCACGACGAACAGGTCGACCTGGACGAACCGGTCCGGGTGTCGCTGGAGGCCGACCACGACCTCGCGTGGTTCCCGCGCGAGCAACGGACGGGAGAGAACGGAGGGGACCGGAGTGACTGA
- a CDS encoding ABC transporter permease, whose translation MATDQSARPEYDGDSDGTDLPLATTVAGAAVAVAVLLPIVWLVKAALDVGLTEALAIVARPQTLEVFVNSALLVVAVTGVSILIGVPLAYLTVRTDVPFPRVWTILVSLPLVIPSYIGAFAFVSALGPRGTFQRALAPFGVESLPEIYGFQGAVLVLTLYTYPYVFITTRAALKSLDTTLVDAARTLRHGRWSAFRRVTFPQIQPAIAAGALLVALYALADFGTPAIMRYDAFTRVIFVEFNSFGRDVAALLSLQLVGVTLLVLALESAVRGDEPIYAGRQGGRADRIRLGVWRYPAMLLPAAVAGLALVVPLGILLLWFIRGPAETGAATALELSTILNSVGVAGAAALAAVLAGLPIAYLSARYRSRLTESFERASYVGYAVPGVVLGLALVYLGTQFATPIYQTIYLLIFAYVVRFLPQAVGSMRASFLRVNPALPEAARTLGRSSVGAFRAVTLPLIAPGLFGGAALVFLTTMKELPATLLLAPTGFDTLVTRVWTAFNAGYFGAAAVPALILLGVSALSMLVILSREGYNVK comes from the coding sequence ATGGCGACAGACCAGTCGGCACGGCCGGAGTACGACGGCGACAGCGACGGAACCGACCTCCCACTGGCGACGACCGTCGCCGGTGCCGCCGTCGCCGTCGCCGTCCTCCTGCCGATCGTCTGGCTGGTCAAAGCTGCACTCGACGTCGGACTGACCGAAGCACTCGCCATCGTCGCCCGCCCGCAGACGCTCGAGGTCTTCGTCAACAGCGCGCTCCTCGTGGTCGCGGTGACCGGGGTCTCGATCCTCATAGGCGTCCCACTCGCGTACCTCACCGTGAGGACCGACGTGCCGTTCCCGCGCGTGTGGACCATTCTGGTCTCGCTCCCGCTGGTGATCCCGAGTTACATCGGAGCGTTCGCGTTCGTCTCCGCACTCGGCCCGCGCGGGACGTTCCAGCGCGCGCTGGCACCGTTCGGCGTCGAGTCGCTGCCGGAGATCTACGGCTTCCAGGGGGCCGTCCTCGTGTTGACACTGTACACCTACCCCTACGTCTTCATCACCACGCGGGCCGCGCTGAAGTCGCTGGACACGACGCTGGTCGACGCCGCCAGAACCCTCCGGCACGGTCGGTGGTCCGCGTTCCGCCGTGTGACGTTCCCGCAGATCCAGCCGGCGATCGCGGCCGGTGCGCTACTGGTCGCGCTGTACGCGCTGGCGGACTTCGGGACCCCGGCGATCATGCGGTACGACGCGTTCACGCGGGTCATCTTCGTGGAATTCAACTCGTTCGGCCGCGACGTGGCGGCCCTGCTGTCGCTCCAACTCGTCGGCGTGACGCTGCTCGTCCTCGCACTGGAGTCGGCGGTCCGGGGCGACGAACCGATCTACGCCGGCCGACAGGGCGGGCGTGCCGACCGGATTCGCCTCGGCGTCTGGCGCTACCCCGCGATGCTCCTCCCCGCTGCCGTCGCCGGCCTCGCGCTGGTCGTGCCGCTCGGTATCCTCCTGCTGTGGTTCATCCGTGGCCCGGCCGAGACCGGGGCGGCGACCGCACTGGAGCTCTCGACGATCCTGAACTCGGTCGGCGTGGCCGGCGCGGCGGCCCTCGCGGCGGTACTGGCCGGGCTTCCCATCGCGTATCTCTCTGCACGCTACCGGTCGCGGCTGACCGAGTCGTTCGAGCGCGCCTCGTACGTGGGGTACGCGGTGCCGGGCGTCGTGCTGGGACTGGCGCTCGTCTACCTCGGGACGCAGTTCGCCACGCCCATCTACCAGACGATCTACCTGCTCATCTTCGCGTACGTCGTCCGCTTCCTGCCGCAGGCGGTCGGGTCGATGCGGGCGTCGTTCCTGCGCGTCAACCCGGCGCTGCCCGAGGCGGCCCGGACGCTCGGGCGCAGTTCGGTCGGGGCGTTCCGCGCGGTGACGCTCCCGCTGATCGCGCCGGGGCTGTTCGGCGGGGCGGCGCTCGTCTTTCTGACGACGATGAAGGAACTGCCGGCGACGCTGCTGCTCGCGCCGACGGGGTTCGACACGCTCGTCACGCGGGTCTGGACCGCGTTCAACGCGGGATACTTCGGCGCGGCGGCGGTCCCGGCGCTGATCCTGCTCGGCGTGTCGGCGCTGTCGATGCTCGTCATCCTCTCACGGGAGGGCTACAATGTCAAGTGA